A DNA window from Nostoc sp. KVJ3 contains the following coding sequences:
- a CDS encoding AAA family ATPase — MRPLELTLEGFTSFRNQAKINFEKLELFAITGPTGAGKSSLLDAMTLALYGKVARKLNPKNC; from the coding sequence ATGCGACCACTTGAGCTAACTTTAGAAGGTTTTACCAGTTTTAGGAATCAGGCAAAGATTAATTTTGAGAAACTGGAATTATTTGCTATTACTGGCCCAACTGGTGCCGGTAAATCATCTTTGCTTGATGCGATGACTTTGGCACTATATGGGAAAGTAGCAAGAAAACTCAACCCAAAGAATTGTTGA
- a CDS encoding SbcC/MukB-like Walker B domain-containing protein, whose protein sequence is MLELTEQRYALKYENKEYRVEDNWSCGETRRVQTLSGGETFATSLSLALALSEKLSRGAKLGSLFIDEGFGTLDAETLQSVSSILQSLGQQEKLVGVITHSRLGRRVRNANQSKKISRRPRIIMA, encoded by the coding sequence TTGCTGGAACTTACAGAACAGCGATATGCATTGAAATATGAAAATAAAGAATATAGAGTAGAAGATAACTGGAGTTGTGGTGAAACAAGACGAGTCCAAACCCTATCCGGTGGTGAAACCTTTGCTACTTCTTTATCCCTAGCTTTGGCACTTTCAGAAAAGTTGTCTAGAGGAGCTAAATTAGGTAGTCTGTTTATAGATGAGGGATTTGGAACATTAGATGCTGAAACTCTGCAAAGTGTCTCAAGTATCCTACAATCTTTGGGTCAGCAAGAAAAATTAGTTGGCGTGATCACTCACTCCCGCCTTGGGAGAAGAGTTAGGAACGCAAATCAAAGTAAGAAAATTTCCAGAAGGCCTCGAATTATTATGGCGTAA